A genomic stretch from Seriola aureovittata isolate HTS-2021-v1 ecotype China chromosome 13, ASM2101889v1, whole genome shotgun sequence includes:
- the mis18bp1 gene encoding mis18-binding protein 1 has protein sequence MASYHHLLKHTKPRSESPAKIFAKLKSKVQREAMCAKDPLCNVSKRHGADFNSPRKGAESFTITTELKENQRIGSYRNEVEALTLSPISTPQKTFKYSFADISSKHVEDMPVEMGHAFTSRNGHTPRKRAFLESTAVSRPLSPVNRERIHRTQPQIRDLGDFQVTSRTPVKTATENDRVMGVFEEDRAPLDKLMSPAKTFSPMKTRVKKRKWEQQELNKVSSTTREVNNECISQTQVRKTSTAFGEDSTHDNTCLEVLGDIREFPADQSEMNQVTHEPVSPPPRSIIEKRCFVRMEKYQMSPAKMFAYMKERESKREQHGYLEVSSSTRKLFDGGNFHQSRDTALSTPHNMAEMEDVVFRSVSESVVPFNCSRVESTDTRSNHSEDFLIPPAPPEPVLLEDPLVLNSPQISIPKKNQAVFKRKKWPQRTKFPNESVIHLKNWFLRKNHKGLFIDGIHSEDNIPWNSNIIVDRVSNSVLKTVSGRIYILAGKMNLGVESGFPNWFLKKFVNGFPPNWKALYEKFLSESRDNPSREMERTSEGRATITKTKSEASAINCAVKRQRPFKTPDSCPPAFSSSTKVSRSGRVIKPPLEYWKGGRVILDAHMNVTIHECYDTSICIPEVTTTVSARKSQKPARVFLPCSEGQKQSETASEEDASVPLRRVKAPLRKHNRAKVNREEKPSNPPEPPVETTSSPEEWSGRTRSSKRCPAVERMLCVDTVAQKQKEPGKASTQRSKKQRHDTKRPSDRRRRQTVIASPESPAVRLQQQLSDEGFSSKRKNKGKGVYSKRSEKVLNKSQPSYVSPSSQSSECSEESGKKMRTQTRVLKNSDAAQTLTKCKKSKYTKVSPPTKPLSKSAKSSKTHKANKGSTIIPEEHDEDEWTVAELMKLQEAVSYYPMHIAGYWAKVARMVGTRSAEECHNQHTSQGTSQSPAKRAQKPRKEKVEAPKDPVTDQPVISARAGTLKRKQQVRQFLEAMPREDVDDVFSSAYMQNKRFEIPSMCLSEDHDFTMSDLEPLTPMSKVFPEVKTPQCLHITPGMMGSPNRNHDDKYVYKLQKRMRKNQFNVCKQARPAKSFTPTPSVKRTMKRCGNTENDTFVVWEMFPENDEELSDSGEEEDFYFSDND, from the exons ATGGCGTCgtatcatcatttattaaaacatacCAAACCTCGGTCTGAATCTCCTGCCAAGATATTTGCGAAGCTGAAATCCAAAGTACAGAGAGAAGCGATGTGCGCGAAGGATCCGCTGTGTAACGTAAGCAAGAGACACGGAGCAGATTTTAACTCGCCGAGGAAGGGAGCGGAGAGCTTCACGATAACCACTGAGCTCAAGGAAAATCAAAGGATAGGTTCTTATCGCAATGAAGTGGAGGCTTTGACCCTCTCGCCCATATCGACTCCTCAGAAAACCTTCAAGTACTCATTTGCAGACATTAGCAGCAAGCATGTGGAAGACATGCCTGTTGAAATGGGACATGCTTTTACGTCAAGAAACGGACACACACCAAGAAAGAGAGCATTCCTGGAGTCAACAGCGGTGTCCCGTCCCCTGTCCCCAGTCAACAGAGAACGGATCCACCGGACACAACCTCAGATCAGAGACTTGGGTGATTTCCAGGTGACCAGCAGGACTCCAGTAAAGACAGCCACAGAAAATGACCGTGTAATGGGCGTGTTTGAGGAGGATCGTGCTCCTCTGGACAAGCTGATGTCTCCAGCCAAAACGTTTTCCCCCATGAAGACGAgggtgaaaaagagaaagtgggAGCAGCAGGAGCTAAACAAAGTCAGCAGCACTACAAGGGAGGTCAACAATGAATGTATAAGTCAGACACAAGTAAGGAAAACCTCCACTGCTTTCGGTGAGGATAGTACCCATGACAATACGTGCCTTGAGGTTTTGGGTGATATTAGAGAGTTCCctgctgaccaatcagagatgAACCAGGTGACTCATGAACCTGTGTCCCCGCCACCAAGATCCATCATAGAGAAAC GTTGCTTTGTTAGGATGGAAAAATATCAGATGTCTCCAGCCAAGATGTTTGCATACATGAAGGAGAGGGAAAGTAAAAGGGAACAGCATGGATATCTTGaagtcagcagcagcacaaggAAACTCTTTGATGGGG GTAATTTCCATCAGTCCAGAGACACAGCTCTCTCCACACCTCACAATATGGCTGAAATGGAGGACGTTGTCTTTAGAAGTGTTTCTGAAAGTGTGGTCCCTTTCAACTGCTCAAGAGTAGAGTCAACGGACACCCGATCAAATCACTCTGAGGATTTCCTGATCCCTCCTGCCCCTCCCGAACCAGTTTTGCTCGAAGACCCACTTGTGCTCAATTCCCCACAGATCTCCATCCCGAAGAAAAACCAGGCTGTGTTCAAGCGTAAGAAATGGCCGCAACGCACAAAATTCCCAAAT GAGAGTGTCATTCATCTCAAAAACTGGTTCTTGAGGAAAAATCATAAAGGCCTGTTTATTGATGGAATCCACAG CGAGGATAACATACCATGGAACAGTAACATCATTGTGGACAGGGTTTCTAATTCTGTGCTGAAGACTGTTTCTGGCAGGATTTACATCTTGGCTGGCAAGATGAACTTGGGTGTTGAATCTG GGTTTCCTAATTGGTTTCTGAAGAAGTTTGTTAATGGTTTCCCTCCAAACTGGAAGGCGCTTTATGAGAAGTTTCTGTCAGAGTCAAGAGA CAACCCCAGCAGAGAAATGGAGAGGACCAGTGAGGGGAGAGCCACCATAACCAAGACAAAATCTGAGGCATCCGCCATCAACTGTGCTGTGAAGCGGCAGAGGCCTTTCAAGACAC CCGATTCCTGTCCTCCTGCTTTCTCCTCTTCTACAAAAGTGTCTCGAAGTGGTCGGGTGATCAAGCCACCTCTGGAGTATTGGAAAGGAGGAAGAGTCATTCTGGATGCACACATGAATGTTACCATCCATGAATGTTATGATACCTCCATATGCATCCCT GAGGTCACTACAACAGTGTCTGCGAGGAAGTCACAGAAACCTGCCCGTGTGTTCCTGCCCTGCAGTGAAG GACAAAAGCAAAGTGAAACAGCCAGCGAAGAAGACGCGTCAGTGCCACTGAGGAGGGTGAAGGCTCCACTCCGCAAACACAACCGAGCCAAGGTTAATCGTGAAGAGAAGCCCTCTAATCCACCTGAACCTCCTGTGGAGACAACTAGCAGTCCTGAAGAGTGGTCTGGCAGAACAAGATCCAGTAAAAGGTGTCCAGCTGTGGAAAGAATGTTGTGTGTGGACACTGTCGCTCAAAAGCAAAAAGAGCCTGGAAAGGCGTCAACACAGAGgtcaaaaaaacagagacatgaCACCAAGAGGCCTTCAGATAGAAGGCGCAGACAGACTGTTATAGCATCCCCTGAATCCCCCGCTGTTAGATTACAGCAACAGTTATCAGATGAGGGGTTTTCCAGTAAGAGAAAGAACAAGGGTAAAGGAGTGTACAGCAAGAGAAGCGAGAAGGTTCTTAACAAGTCACAGCCAAGCTATGTGTCTCCATCGAGTCAGTCTTCGGAGTGCTCTGAGGAAAGTGGGAAGAAAATGAGGACGCAAACCAGGGTACTGAAAAATAGTGATGCAGCACAAACTCtaacaaagtgtaaaaagagCAAATATACCAAAGTCTCACCACCCACAAAGCCTTTATCCAAGTCAGCGAAATCCAGCAAGACACACAAGGCAAACAAAGGCAGCACAATTATTCCAGAAGAGCATGATGAAGACGAGTGGACCGTGGCAGAGCTCATGAAGCTGCAAGA ggCTGTGTCCTACTATCCTATGCACATAGCAGGTTACTGGGCAAAGGTGGCAAGGATGGTAGGAACACGCTCTGCAGAGGAGTGCCACAACCAGCACACATCCCAGGGAACATCACAGAGCCCCGCTAAGAGAGCCCAGAAACCCAGAAAGGAGAAGGTGGAAGCACCAAAAGATCCAG TTACAGATCAACCTGTGATATCTGCCCGAGCGGGAACCTTAAAGAGAAAGCAGCAGGTGCGTCAGTTCCTGGAGGCCATGCCCAGAGAAGACGTTGATGACGTTTTCAGCTCTGCGTACATGCAGAATAAACGCTTTGAG ATCCCCTCCATGTGTCTAAGTGAAGATCATGACTTCACAATGTCAGACCTGGAGCCCCTGACCCCCATGTCGAAGGTTTTTCCTGAGGTGAAGACTCCTCAGTGTCTGCATATCACTCCTGGCATGATGGGCTCTCCAAACAG GAACCATGATGACAAGTATGTCTATAAGCTCCAGAAGAGGATGAGAAAAAATCAGTTTAATGTGTGCAAACAGGCTCGTCCTGCAAAG AGCTTTACACCCACACCATCAGTTAAACGAACAATGAAGAGATGTGGTAACACAG aAAATGACACCTTTGTTGTTTGGGAGATGTTCCCAGAAAATGATGAAGAGTTGTctgacagtggagaggaagaggatttTTACTTCTCAGACAACGATTGA